A window of Cytobacillus sp. FSL H8-0458 genomic DNA:
AGGAAGGCAAGATTGTGAAAATCAGTGCCTGATAACAAATCAGAGGAGCCAGTCTTTTGGCTCGCTCCCTCATGAAAAAAGCCCTCTCGCGATGGAGAAGGCTTTTTTCATTTATGTATTTTCCCATATGATGCTATAAGTTTCAGATAAGTTTACTTGGCATTTGCATCCGGCTGGTGAATACCGAAAATATTCCCTTCAGTATCCTTATAGTACCCCTGCCAAGCCATTCCAGGAAGAGCATACTTCGGTAATGCGACAGTGCCGCCGTTTTCAAGAATCCTGCCTTCCACTGCATCGTAATCTTCCACGCCAATTGTGCAGGAATATCCGTTTATCGCTTGATTATCTCCTGGAGGCGGTCCCTGGCGCTGCATCAGAGCACCGTTAATGCCCGGCTCTTCATCATTTCCAGTCACTGCTCCATAATAAGGCATTCCGGCATATTCACTATAATCCTGAAATGACCAGCCGAATACCTCTCCATAAAACTTTTTAGCCCGCTCCATATCATCTGCATGGACTTCAAAATGAATTAATCTGGCCATAGAATCCTCCTCAAACTTGTAATCGCTTACATTATTATTATTATAATGCTTGTGTAAAAATGTACAACTTAATAAGGCACCCTTCACATGTAGAACTGGACCATTCTTCTTATTACAAAATGATAATTTCTTTGCATAATCATATAAATTCAACAAATTACCCAGATTGATTACAATTCATTTTGTGATTCTTTGTGAACTCAATTTCTTTTGCAATATCAGCGATATATTTATTGTTCATCTCATCTTTCTTCCTTTTCTCTGCTTCGATCATCACCTTTTCAATTGGGCAATCTTCATTTAAAAAATCCTCATGCTCCAAAGAAGAATTAAACAAAGGGGTGTGCCCTTCAATGGTATGGATTACATCCAAAAAAGAGGTTTTACGAGAACGAGATACAAAGCTGTAACTTCAGGAGAGCCTAATCAATATAGCTAAAATAAAAAAGTCTATCTGAGTTTAATTCAGATAGACTTCTTGAAATACAATCATTAAGTGAGTTCTGTGTAAAAACGGCAGCGATCCCCTCTAATAATAGAGCGGCAAAATTCTACAGGCTGACCATTTGCATCATAAGCGGTTCTCTCTAATAATAATGCAGGCTTTCCAGCTTCTGTTTGAAGATATTCACTTTCATCCTTTCGGATTAAAACAGGTTCAAAAGCTTCTTTCGCCTTTGTAACAAAAACATTAAATTCCTGCTCAAGCAAATCATATAATGAAA
This region includes:
- a CDS encoding VOC family protein, which gives rise to MARLIHFEVHADDMERAKKFYGEVFGWSFQDYSEYAGMPYYGAVTGNDEEPGINGALMQRQGPPPGDNQAINGYSCTIGVEDYDAVEGRILENGGTVALPKYALPGMAWQGYYKDTEGNIFGIHQPDANAK